TACTTTCTATTAAGATTTTAACTGCATTAATATATGTTCCTCCTTACAACCTTGGGGAGTAAGTTCTATACTAACATAGTATTTTGACAGTTTTAGGTAAAAAAGCCATCCTTTTGaaggaaaagattattttaaaattatagcggTTAAATGCAAGCatgtaaaaaatagatatattcatatatataatgtttgatttgatttttgtaaTAACTAGTTTCCAAATACTATATGTGCACATACTTCTTGAGCTGTCACAAAAATAGGATACAGTAAATGCACAAAATACGAAGACAGAGTGGTATGAAAATCAAGATGACTTAATTAAATCAGCTTCTGAATAAATTCTTAAAACTGTAATTTCCTGTAGGGTCTGTTGCTGTAAACGGCCCTACCTCCTTGGTCGATAAAAAGATTTCAAATCCCAAAACTAATGGCGACGGTCAGCAGCCTGCCTCCTCTGGCCTTACCTCCAGTGCCGCCCGCCACAGGAGTGCCTATCATAAGCAGCTGGCGGCCTTAAACTGCTCTGTTCGGGATTGGATCGTGAAGCACGTGAATACAAACCCGCTCTGTGATCTGACACCTATCTTTAAAGACTATGAGAAATACTTAGCAAGCATCGAACAGCAACATGGGAACAGTGGCAGCAGTAATTCTGAAGGTGAAACCAACAAAATATCAGTTGAAACACAGCCTCCTTCCCTGTTTGGTTCAACAGAATTACAGCAAGAGTCAACATTTTTGTTTCATGGCAACAAAACTGAGGATACATCTGAAGAGAAGGTGGAGGCTGTGTCTGAAAAGAACAAGGACCCGTCACTAGGAGCAACAAGTGCCTCATTTAATTTCGGCAAGAAAATTGATAGTTCTGTTTTGGGCTCCTTAAACTCTGGCCCCTTGActggattttcattttcttctggaaactCCAGTTTATTTGGCAAAGATATTGCCCAGAGTAAACCAGTTTCTTCACCATTTTCCGCTAAAACGTTGGCGAGCCGAGCAGAAGGTGGCGGTAACGACTGCAAAGGTAAACACACAGTCAGCCCTGGAAGTCTTCTAGATCTGTGGGGGTTCTGTGTTTGGTGGGAAAGGCGTAGCCTTGTGAACGAGGTGGATCTGGACTCACGGCACAACTCCATCATTGCCTCAGCGTGAGTGTGATCCTGGACAGAGTTGATCAACTCCTTTGAGTCTGTCTCCTTATTCGTGAAATGGAGTAAGACCGATTTGGTAgggttattttaaggattaagaatataaaaataataatataaaaacatctGGCACAGTGACTTTGAAAATTATCAAATACTTggctttccattaaaaaaaattgtattttattgaaaaattcaTGATGGACGTTcactgaattgtttgtttttaagagattTGCTTATAAATAAATTCACACGGCAAAACCATACTCTAAAAAAGGTAGACTTCATAGCTGTGGGGGAACAAATTGACAGTGTTTTCCCAAGATGGGTCTGGATTGCAGCCACCTTTCTAGAAGTTTCTGTGGTGTGTCATGTTAGTGCCCCAAACCAGGCCTTAATCCCAGCCCCTCCACTCCCTGTGTGGTTCTTAGCTCTCTGAAAAGAGGGGTTGTGTCATAATCCCTCTTCACCACATGGTGGTTGTGAACAAACTGTGTGTATGTAGGCTCTTACTTATAAGCAGTTAAAAGTACGTCTCTCAGGCATCAGCATATTGATCCTTGAGAAGGAAAACTGCAATTTGCCAGTGGGCAAAAtactatgttttaaatattatgtattatgtataactCTCCTTATGTTGCCTTGCCCTCATCACCTGTATCCTCAGGCAAGGGCCCTCCAGGGCAAAGCATAGAATAAAGAGTTCCCCCCTTCTTCTCTGCCCTAAATATGACAGAGGGAGAGTCTGTCGTAGTCACAGGGACTCTGCTGCTTGTGGAAGTGATGTCGAGTTTGAATTAAGTCTCCATCTCAGCAGGATGCCCTCCATAAAGCACTTATTCCTTATCCTTATTCCTTATCACGTCTTATGCACAGGAAGActtggagagcttgttaaaataaCAGATGCCCGGGGCCCACACTGGAGGGCCTAACTCAGGAGTGCCTTCTTAAAATCGAAATGAGCTTGTGACCTGAATTGTTTGAGCGCCAGAATTGTTTTTCTTAGTCGCTAGTCAGTGAGTTTTATGCAGTTGCTTTCTCCTTAAGGGGATTGTAATTTGTGTCCAGCAGTGACTTAGCTCTCCCCTGAGGTTGAGGCACTGGAGTGAAGGGAAGTGCTGTTGGACTCAGCCGGGAGGGTGCCCGTGGTGCCAGCATGTCCAGGGGCGTGGCGGCCCAGACAGAGCTTAAGTTGCTTACAGTTGGCTTTGGACTAATTTCTCTGACAACTTGTCCTGTAAAGTTGTTATTTTCTCCATCGTCTTTGGTCATTGCTCTCATTGGTTATTCCTTGGTGTGATGCAGCTACAGTCACAGGAGCATTCGGGGATGAAAGTGTTGGAAGCCCATCTGAGATTTTTATTTCCCAGTGGGTAATCTGAGTATATGTGAGTGTTGACTGATTGTTTTCCTGTGTGAGTTTGCCTGTTCACTGAATACAAGCATCGACACTTTGATTCAAAGGCTTTCTGCAAAAATCCAGTGAGTGCCTCCTTATCCCCACCCCAGCATGATTAGATTGTGTTTCAGTTTCTGTATCAGCTTACATGGAATTTTTAGGTTGGGCGGGGGGAGTAGGTAACTAACTTCTTTTGTCACATTTTCAAGCTCTTGATTTGAATCTTACTGAATTAGTGTTGTTTTTTATAAAAGGTGGAGATGAAGAAGAGAATGATGAGCCACCCAAAGTAGTAGTTACTGAAGTAAAAGAAGAAGATGCTTTTTACTCCAAAAAGTAAGTAAGAGTCACGGGAATTCCACTTTTCAAAGACGTGGAAAGAGGCTTCTGGCTGGAGAGCGCAGGTGACATTATCCCTGCAGAACTTACTGGGCGTCCCATCCTGGGGTCAGGCTGTGCCCATTGTTTGAATTGGAACAAGGAAGAATTCTTGgcctgtttatttaaaaataatctgagtCTAAAAATTTCCTGCTGGGCGTATCCTACTCTTTTCTGTTAATTTAGCTCTTTTCTGCTTTTCAGGTGCTTTagagacagtcttttctttttgatcttcCTGCCCCAGTCTCCTCTCatcattctctccctttttctcctttcttctcttcccctcctccttcccctacaAAGACAGTCACCTAGTCACTGATTTGAGGTTTGGTTTTACCTCTGCTCTTAAATTAGGTGGCATCTCGGATTCCTTCCTAGAGACACGTTAACCTTCATGGATTTTCTCACGGCCAAAAAGTTCTCCATAGCAGCCATTCCTTCCCGTTAAGGATGTGTAAATACTTTATCTTTCCCTCGATGAGAGCTGGtttggggtttttggtttttgtttgtttgtctaatGAGAGCTGCTGATTTCAGAAGAGG
The genomic region above belongs to Balaenoptera musculus isolate JJ_BM4_2016_0621 chromosome 10, mBalMus1.pri.v3, whole genome shotgun sequence and contains:
- the NUP50 gene encoding nuclear pore complex protein Nup50 isoform X1, whose amino-acid sequence is MAKRIAEKELTDRNWDQEDEAEEVGTFSVASEEVLKNRAIKRAKRRNVGFESDSGGAFKDFKGLVVPSGGGGFSGFGNGAGGKPLEGLSNGNSITSAPPFSSARTATETKATFGSVAVNGPTSLVDKKISNPKTNGDGQQPASSGLTSSAARHRSAYHKQLAALNCSVRDWIVKHVNTNPLCDLTPIFKDYEKYLASIEQQHGNSGSSNSEGETNKISVETQPPSLFGSTELQQESTFLFHGNKTEDTSEEKVEAVSEKNKDPSLGATSASFNFGKKIDSSVLGSLNSGPLTGFSFSSGNSSLFGKDIAQSKPVSSPFSAKTLASRAEGGGNDCKGGDEEENDEPPKVVVTEVKEEDAFYSKKCKLFYKKDNEFKEKGVGTLHLKPTANQKTQLLVRADTNLGNILLNVLIPPNMPCTRIGRNNVLIVCVPNPPTDEKNATTPVTMLIRVKTSEDADELHTILQEKKDA
- the NUP50 gene encoding nuclear pore complex protein Nup50 isoform X2 produces the protein MAKRIAEKELTDRNWDQEDEAEESDSGGAFKDFKGLVVPSGGGGFSGFGNGAGGKPLEGLSNGNSITSAPPFSSARTATETKATFGSVAVNGPTSLVDKKISNPKTNGDGQQPASSGLTSSAARHRSAYHKQLAALNCSVRDWIVKHVNTNPLCDLTPIFKDYEKYLASIEQQHGNSGSSNSEGETNKISVETQPPSLFGSTELQQESTFLFHGNKTEDTSEEKVEAVSEKNKDPSLGATSASFNFGKKIDSSVLGSLNSGPLTGFSFSSGNSSLFGKDIAQSKPVSSPFSAKTLASRAEGGGNDCKGGDEEENDEPPKVVVTEVKEEDAFYSKKCKLFYKKDNEFKEKGVGTLHLKPTANQKTQLLVRADTNLGNILLNVLIPPNMPCTRIGRNNVLIVCVPNPPTDEKNATTPVTMLIRVKTSEDADELHTILQEKKDA